The following nucleotide sequence is from Aneurinibacillus soli.
GAGACGCTCCACTGACTAGCCCCTTCACCTTGTTATTCATATCCCGTACAGGCGCCTCAAACGAAATGATCAAGCTGCCATTCTCTTTGGCAGGGAATGGATTTGAGACGATCGGTTTGCCCGCCATAACATCCGGAAATGTCGGTTCGCTTCCGATCTGAATCACCAGATTTTTATCAATGATAAGATTGCCTTTTGTGTCTCCTACACTGATAGATGCATACGTTCCATTCATGCGTGCTTTTTCCCGCTCAAAATAGGCTAAAATTTGGTCCGTTGTACCGCTTCGGACAAGATCTGTATTCGCCATCACAACAACCTCGGACAAGCGTGTATTCAACCATGTTTCCAGCTGCGTTGCATGAATACGCACCTGGGAGTTTGCATTATTCTGTAAGGAAGCCAAAATGATCTGTTTGGCGGAGATATAATTAATCGCCCCCATTGCTGTGAGTGCCATACCTGTAAGCATCAGAATAATAAGTAAAAGTTTCACAATAAAAGATTGTTTCCCTCTCATAACATCCCTCCCCTTCCCCATATCTATAATTAGCAAGCAGGAAAGCCGGACCAAACTTGAAAGAATCGACTACCGCTTACCAGAATTACAAGTACGTATCGAGCATCGTTCCGCTAGTAAATGCTTGTGTATACATCATGTTGGAAATAGTGTGGTAATATCTAGATGGCTGTTGATCGAATAAAGGAGGAACAAAAATGGAGGGTACGGATGGAAGCAATACCGAGGCAGGGACGTATTCGATCGCTTTAACCTGTTCGGATACCGCAGATGCTATTCCTTCCCTTCCACTGATCATCGATTGGACGCGGGCAAAATCGTTTGTAAGAGCCATTTCAAACTTTTGGGAGTCAACTTCGAGTGTCCCATCTGCTTGAACGGAAACTCCGATGCTTTGTAGCACGTCTGAATCGATCGATAGACTACAGGACATGTTATGTAGAATCTGCTGCGGCAATTCCTCTTTCTCATCCTGTACAGTACGCAACATAGTATTATACGCAGCGGCGAAATCTCCGATGGCCTGATGTATTCCACTATGATCCTGCTTGCTGTATATGCTGTCTGAATTAGAGTCCAGGAGCAATTCTGCTGCTTTGCCGGCTTCCGCTATACTCCGATGTACTTCTACCGCCGCTGCTGTGCCGCTGCGAGTCATGCCAGATAGATTGCTTTTAGGCGGAAAGTTGATAATAGGTACGGTCGTGCCGAAGCTACTTCCAATCCGGCGCATTTGCGCTGTCGGCCACGCAGCAGGCTTGTTGTACCAGGCAGTATAGCGTTGAATTTGTGAAATCACCACGCCCCCTCCTTCCTTATCATAACAATATTTTACAACATAAGGATGTTCATGCGCACTATATACCCTAACTTTAATTCCTATAAAATAAGCCAGGTATTCAAAGTCAAAGTATGGATTAAAAGTCAAAGTATGGATTAAAAGTCAAAGTATGGATTAAAAGTCAAAGAGCCAATATAGATGTAATACGGAAATTCAGACTCGACTTATTTTTTCACGCAAGAAAGGAGCCAGGCTGTTTATACTGCCTGGCTCCTTTCCTCATCTTTTGATTTGCAAGCGCTTTCTAATTTGACTAGCCGATAAGTGATTTTGTCCGATTATCCACAATCCGAACTGCTTTCCCTTCACTACGCATAATGCTATTCGGCTCGCGAATCCGCAGCAAAACGGATACGCCAAGCGCGTTTTTCATCTCATGACCAATGCGGCGTACAAGGTCAGCAATCGTACTGTTATCTTCAAGCGGTCCTACAACTGCCTTATATTCTTTCGTTATTTCAGCATGCACCTCGAAGCGATCCAATGCTCCGTCTCTTTCAATTACAACCTGAT
It contains:
- the fliD gene encoding flagellar filament capping protein FliD, translated to MISQIQRYTAWYNKPAAWPTAQMRRIGSSFGTTVPIINFPPKSNLSGMTRSGTAAAVEVHRSIAEAGKAAELLLDSNSDSIYSKQDHSGIHQAIGDFAAAYNTMLRTVQDEKEELPQQILHNMSCSLSIDSDVLQSIGVSVQADGTLEVDSQKFEMALTNDFARVQSMISGREGIASAVSEQVKAIEYVPASVLLPSVPSIFVPPLFDQQPSRYYHTISNMMYTQAFTSGTMLDTYL